One genomic segment of Trichococcus shcherbakoviae includes these proteins:
- a CDS encoding SIMPL domain-containing protein: protein MEISRMTVKGKGFASAPPDTIAISLQLEDIKDTYELAMQHAALALEQVRETLLPLGFPKKEIRSTHFSIDSAYEHRNDFRGENKRYFLGYRYRNDLKITFGNDSKRLGEILLALSLCEADPEFSVYFFLKDRHAVEHALLEDAVRDAKDKAQILAAAGGVMIGKILSIDYDWGEIEVRSRVYAASSKMAYDSAPMIDLEPEDISNSDTVTVVWEILNPQKA from the coding sequence ATGGAAATTTCAAGAATGACCGTAAAGGGTAAAGGATTCGCCAGCGCGCCACCTGACACAATCGCCATTTCACTGCAGTTGGAGGACATCAAGGACACGTACGAATTGGCGATGCAGCATGCCGCTTTGGCGCTTGAGCAAGTCCGGGAAACGTTGTTGCCGCTCGGGTTCCCTAAGAAGGAAATACGTTCCACACATTTCTCGATCGATAGCGCGTATGAACACAGAAATGATTTCCGCGGCGAAAACAAGCGCTATTTCCTCGGCTACCGCTACCGGAACGACTTGAAAATCACCTTCGGAAATGACAGCAAGCGGCTTGGAGAAATTCTATTGGCTCTTTCGCTCTGCGAAGCGGATCCGGAATTTTCGGTCTATTTTTTCCTGAAGGATCGGCATGCGGTCGAGCACGCCTTGCTGGAGGATGCCGTGCGTGATGCCAAGGATAAGGCGCAGATATTGGCTGCTGCGGGCGGTGTCATGATCGGAAAAATCCTGTCGATCGATTACGATTGGGGCGAAATTGAAGTGCGCTCCCGCGTCTATGCGGCTTCATCGAAGATGGCCTACGACAGCGCCCCGATGATCGATCTGGAGCCTGAAGACATCAGCAACAGCGATACCGTGACTGTCGTGTGGGAAATCCTGAATCCACAAAAGGCCTAA
- a CDS encoding Mur ligase domain-containing protein: MKLKEMLSDYQLGEQPNWDGEQIITGITDSSRDIMEGMIFVAIAGFEQDGHDYIPLAIAKGAALIVGEHDCPEALPIPYLTVAKC, encoded by the coding sequence ATGAAACTGAAAGAAATGCTGTCTGATTATCAGCTGGGAGAGCAGCCGAATTGGGATGGAGAACAAATAATCACCGGCATTACCGATAGTTCCAGGGACATCATGGAAGGAATGATATTTGTCGCCATCGCTGGCTTTGAACAGGATGGGCATGATTATATCCCGCTTGCAATCGCAAAAGGTGCCGCTTTGATAGTCGGCGAACACGATTGCCCAGAGGCATTACCGATTCCTTATCTAACAGTCGCCAAGTGCTAG